DNA from Quercus lobata isolate SW786 chromosome 1, ValleyOak3.0 Primary Assembly, whole genome shotgun sequence:
ACCTATTTATAAGAGTAACGTACAATCTACATTTTGTATATTCTCTAACCTTACctattgaaaatggattctaatgCAATTCTGAAAGCTCCCATGCCAAGACGTTCAGAAGGAAAAGTAGCCTACCTTTAGTGACACCTTGTCAGTAATCGttagattttataaaaattgttacATAGGAACTCAAGAAATCAATTTTATAACTCATCACAACCAACCTGGTATTTAAGGTCATCATGTGCAAAATATAAAGGTGGTTGATGTCCAATTTCCTTTCCAGGAAGACCTCCAGATCTTAAAATGTCACACAGAACCTGATACCAACATCTATTTCAGTCAGTTCAGAACTTAAAGTTTCCAATAACAAGGATATTACACATCAAATCCAGGGGCAGGGAGGCCATATGTAACACttcatacaaaaattaataaactgtCCTACAAAATGTGCATGAAAGAAGTAAAGTTAAAATGTTGGAAATTGCAAAATCCCCCATCTTGCCTTTTATAAATGAGTCAAAGGACACTTAGCCCTCCCGAGATTACTACCTTTTTAAAGGGCTAATTATACTGACACCCCTGAGGTACAACTAAACTAGACCCAGTATACACGATTTTCCATAAATTACATTGCCCTGCCAAATTGTCAAACTAATTGACACTCCATCTGTTAACCCCTTTTGAAGTCATACAGTATTAAGAGGTTGACATgggatatttcttttctaagcaatacccaataaaaaagaggcaaaacattttttatgtctttaaattttttttaaaagaagaaagaaagaaaaatgtaacCAAACAACCCCAAACGTCCACCATTCTTCCACCACTGGCGATATCTAACCCCAAAACAGGCCACCGCCTCTCTCCTACTACCTAATAGTACATGGCACAGGTTTCTTAGAGGATGGTGTTGGAATCAATAtagatgagaaaaatgaaggtAAATCATACAAAATAACACATTGGGCTATTTGGCTATagcttattattttattttagattcatATAAGTGTAATTGTAGTTCAATATATTTGGCTAATATTTGGCtacagctttttcttttttttcattattaggaATATTCCATGTAGACCTTTAACACTGTTTGACCTGGAAAACTTAAGGGGACAAGTGTCAATTAGTTTGACAATCTGGAAAATAGGGGTACACTAGTTAGTAAACACTAAATAAGGTTTACTATTAATGagatttatgtgaaaaaagtATATTTTGATTCAAGTTGTAATGACACGCAcacacatgcatatatatatatatatatatggagaatTCTACATTACACacgtttttaacatttttttttatataaaaagtctCATACCTACCTAATCTTAACCATTAACATATGATATTGTGATATTCccttatttaatatatattttatgatgaTAGATGAACAGTTACGAttaggtgtgtgtgtgtgtataaaccTCAGATGTCAAGGGAGGTTATTGTAATTTACCCAAGAAGGTAATATGATTAGAATCATCATATAACCTATGGATTTAGGATAACCTGAATGTCTCTACTCCAGTCAACAGAATCACTAACGATAAATGCTGCCTGAACTCTCTCTGAGTGAACACTCTTTCTTGAACCTATCTCCTTAAAAGTTCTACTCTGATTAGCAACTGTCTTAGTTATCCATTCCTTATATTGCGCCAATGGATCAATGTCATCAAAGTAGGAAGCATACTCATCAATTGAGAGAACATTTCTGCAGATAAAATCAGTCAACACGAGTCATTCAGACACACCTCAggcaatatttgaaaatttaatcaatgtcattgccgaaattcaacttATGTGAATCACAAAGCCAATACAACCAGGCAAAAGCCTTACTTaaatccatattcaaacatCACTGCAGCAGGTTCACCTTTTCCCACAGCAACAACGAGTTCATTCTCATATCTGTACAAACACAAGATGTAAATACTAGAGAGAATAATATAATGAGATGAATTTTACTCAATCAACAATGAATTAAATTTCCATTATAATTCAGACTTTTTCTTATCCTAAGGATTTAGATTCTTTAATCATTCCAATTCCAGTAAGCATATTATAGCATCTACCACTTTGTTTGGCAGTCTATTTTCATTATTCTGTAAATTTATCATACATTACACATAAAATTAGTCATATCTGAATGTGTACGTTATTTCTAAAGATTTTAACATGTGTCAGCATGAGCTTTCATTGAAGCCATATATCAGGCACGTTAATTCAGAAGCTCAAAACTTCAATCTGTCTATGACTACAGCATAAAACTATCCCCTTGCCAATTCCGTGATGTTTGATGCACACAGCACATTGCCCATGCACACATGCACGATTTTaacaatatttgaatttattccACATCCCCGATATGCATACTAAGTTGGTTAGTAACCACAGATCGCACTTGGTCCAAACGCATACCTATTCACCAACTGTTTAAAAGGAGAATGACCCTGTAATACCTGCATCAGAATTGTAATGAAAAAGATGAGGGggaaaaaacaattacaaagaAGAATTAATAACAAATTCATGTCATGACTGATGACCCACTGCCAAGAAAATTCATATAgatggaaatttaaaaaaagggagagaaaaatagcacttaaaaaaaaaaaatcttcataaCTGTACCTGTGAGGGTGAAATATTTACACCCAAGAGTTCACTTAACTGCATGGCTCTTTTTGATTCTCGAAAACCACCTCCTATTAAATTAAAGCCCCAACTCTGAGCATATAAGATCATCATATACATACTTCCATACTTTTAAGAATGACATGTAAACCCAATATGCAATgtcttcaaccaaaaaaaaag
Protein-coding regions in this window:
- the LOC115988658 gene encoding uncharacterized protein YKR070W isoform X2, with product MSWGFNLIGGGFRESKRAMQLSELLGVNISPSQVLQGHSPFKQLVNRYENELVVAVGKGEPAAVMFEYGFKNVLSIDEYASYFDDIDPLAQYKEWITKTVANQSRTFKEIGSRKSVHSERVQAAFIVSDSVDWSRDIQVLCDILRSGGLPGKEIGHQPPLYFAHDDLKYQATFPSERLGMGAFRIALESIFNRIHFNALDYTSFGKPNAFVFKNAETVLKQLASSLDHEVHVVNHPDDGSHFKTLYMIGDNPSVDIKGARQAGHPWFSILTRTGVFKGKENPSDFPADLVVDTVEEAVDYILRKERTS